A region of uncultured Draconibacterium sp. DNA encodes the following proteins:
- the rnc gene encoding ribonuclease III, producing MVRKIVQRVKLFSSDRKEFYLFLKDLLGFYPQNLRLYDLAFIHKSASMVDSQGNFVNNERLEYLGDAILGAVIADFLYNRFPQEDEGFLTKTRSKLVNRAILTQLTHEMGLHVFIDSNTTKNIDKSHIYGDALEALIGAIYLDKDYKAAKFFVTKKILPQFVDLNEIEQADSNFKSQLIEWSQKNKREIEFETTEETDEKIKQPRFKAVVKIDNKKAGEGVGTSKKEAHQKAAHETLKKLDQL from the coding sequence GTGGTTAGAAAAATAGTACAACGAGTAAAACTCTTTTCGTCTGATCGAAAAGAGTTTTATTTGTTTTTAAAAGATCTTTTAGGATTTTACCCCCAGAATCTACGTTTGTACGATCTTGCTTTTATTCATAAGTCGGCATCGATGGTCGATTCGCAGGGCAATTTTGTAAACAACGAACGTTTGGAGTACCTCGGCGATGCCATTCTTGGTGCTGTTATTGCCGATTTTCTGTACAACCGTTTCCCGCAGGAAGATGAAGGGTTTTTAACTAAAACCCGCTCAAAACTGGTAAACCGTGCCATCCTTACGCAGCTAACGCATGAAATGGGTTTGCATGTTTTTATCGATTCGAACACCACAAAAAATATCGATAAAAGCCATATTTACGGCGATGCACTTGAAGCGCTGATCGGTGCCATTTATCTCGATAAAGACTATAAAGCGGCAAAGTTTTTCGTTACAAAGAAAATCCTTCCCCAATTTGTTGATCTGAACGAAATTGAACAGGCAGACTCTAATTTTAAAAGCCAGCTGATCGAGTGGAGTCAGAAAAACAAACGCGAAATAGAGTTTGAAACCACTGAAGAAACGGACGAAAAGATTAAGCAGCCCCGATTTAAAGCGGTTGTTAAAATCGACAATAAAAAGGCCGGCGAGGGTGTTGGAACTTCTAAAAAAGAAGCCCACCAAAAAGCAGCACACGAAACATTAAAAAAACTCGACCAGCTTTAA
- the fabF gene encoding beta-ketoacyl-ACP synthase II has product MEFKRVVITGVGTVNPLGNSVEEYWKNLKNGVSGAGPITHFDASLHATKFACEIKDFDPLQYMEKKEIRKYDLYTQYAFASSEQAVVDSGIDLEKVDGDRVGVIWGAGIGGLQTFHEEVRAYKEERPRFSPFFIPKMIANIAGGLVSMKYGFRGPNYTTVSACASASHAMIDAMNTIRMGKADMILTGGSEAGVNECGVAGFNSMRALSTRNDDPKTASRPFDKDRDGFVMGEGSAAFIFEEYEHALARGAKIYAEIAGGGMSADAYHMTAPDPEGKGAHLVMKWALEDAGLKPEDVDYINVHGTSTPLGDIAEPKAILKTFGEHAYKLSISSTKSMTGHLLGAAGAIEGLASVFAMRDGIVPPTINHSTPDPEIDEKLDFTFNKAKEREINVAISNTFGFGGHNATVVFKKL; this is encoded by the coding sequence ATGGAATTTAAACGGGTAGTAATAACCGGTGTTGGGACCGTTAATCCTTTAGGGAATTCCGTTGAAGAGTACTGGAAGAATCTTAAGAACGGTGTAAGCGGAGCTGGGCCTATAACCCACTTCGACGCGTCGTTGCATGCCACAAAGTTTGCATGCGAGATCAAAGATTTTGATCCTCTTCAGTACATGGAGAAAAAGGAAATCCGCAAATACGACCTGTATACGCAGTATGCATTTGCATCTTCAGAACAAGCTGTTGTTGACAGCGGCATTGATCTGGAAAAAGTTGACGGTGACCGAGTAGGCGTTATTTGGGGTGCAGGAATTGGAGGCTTACAAACTTTCCACGAGGAAGTTAGAGCTTACAAAGAGGAGCGTCCTCGTTTTTCTCCGTTTTTTATCCCTAAAATGATTGCAAACATTGCGGGTGGTTTGGTATCGATGAAATATGGTTTCAGAGGACCAAACTACACAACTGTGAGTGCATGTGCTTCAGCTTCTCATGCCATGATCGATGCGATGAATACCATTCGTATGGGAAAAGCCGACATGATTTTGACAGGAGGATCAGAAGCCGGTGTAAATGAATGCGGTGTTGCCGGATTCAATTCAATGCGCGCACTTTCAACTCGCAATGATGATCCAAAAACTGCTTCGCGCCCATTCGACAAAGACCGTGACGGTTTTGTTATGGGTGAAGGTTCTGCGGCGTTTATATTCGAAGAATACGAACACGCCTTAGCTCGCGGAGCAAAAATTTATGCAGAAATTGCAGGTGGCGGAATGTCGGCCGATGCTTATCACATGACAGCTCCTGATCCGGAAGGAAAAGGTGCCCACTTAGTTATGAAATGGGCATTGGAAGATGCAGGGTTAAAACCTGAAGACGTTGATTACATTAACGTTCACGGAACTTCAACTCCGCTTGGCGACATTGCAGAACCAAAGGCTATTCTGAAAACATTTGGCGAACATGCTTATAAGTTGAGCATCAGTTCAACCAAATCAATGACCGGTCACCTCCTTGGTGCTGCCGGAGCTATTGAAGGTCTTGCAAGTGTTTTCGCCATGCGCGATGGCATTGTTCCACCTACAATCAACCACTCTACACCAGATCCTGAAATTGACGAGAAGTTGGATTTCACATTCAACAAAGCCAAAGAAAGGGAAATCAATGTGGCTATTAGCAATACATTTGGTTTTGGTGGACATAATGCAACAGTAGTTTTTAAAAAACTATAG
- a CDS encoding acyl carrier protein has protein sequence MSDVAAKVKAIIVDKLGVDESEVTTEASFTNDLGADSLDTVELIMEFEKEFDLAIPDDEAEKISTVGEAVAHIEAAL, from the coding sequence ATGTCTGACGTTGCAGCAAAAGTAAAAGCAATAATCGTTGATAAATTAGGTGTTGACGAAAGTGAAGTAACTACAGAAGCATCTTTCACTAACGACCTTGGTGCTGACTCACTTGACACAGTTGAATTGATCATGGAATTCGAGAAAGAATTTGATCTTGCTATTCCAGACGACGAGGCAGAAAAAATTTCTACAGTAGGTGAAGCAGTAGCTCACATCGAAGCTGCTCTCTAA
- a CDS encoding phosphoribosylglycinamide formyltransferase — protein sequence MEQKRIAIFASGSGTNAENIFKYFLGNEKIMIDSLWANKSEAYALVRAQKHGVKTFVFNRNQFYNTNEIIETLRNRKVNVIVLAGFLWLIPDNLVENFTIINIHPALLPKYGGKGMYGMNVHKAVVENKETHSGITIHYVNQNYDEGKIIFQTQCEVLPEDTPEQVAAKVHVLEYEHYPQVIEKVLSGNS from the coding sequence ATGGAACAAAAGAGGATTGCAATCTTTGCTTCGGGATCGGGAACCAACGCCGAGAATATTTTTAAGTACTTTCTTGGAAATGAAAAAATTATGATCGATTCGTTGTGGGCAAACAAATCTGAAGCTTATGCATTGGTTCGTGCTCAAAAACATGGGGTGAAAACCTTTGTGTTTAATCGTAACCAATTCTATAATACCAACGAAATTATTGAAACATTAAGAAATCGTAAAGTGAATGTTATTGTGCTGGCGGGTTTTTTGTGGCTTATCCCCGATAACCTGGTCGAAAACTTCACGATTATTAATATACACCCGGCTTTGCTGCCCAAATATGGCGGTAAAGGAATGTACGGAATGAATGTGCACAAAGCAGTGGTTGAAAACAAAGAAACGCACTCGGGAATCACTATTCATTACGTAAACCAGAATTACGATGAGGGAAAAATCATCTTTCAGACACAATGCGAAGTGTTGCCTGAAGACACACCAGAGCAGGTAGCTGCAAAAGTACACGTGCTGGAATACGAACATTACCCCCAGGTTATAGAAAAGGTGCTAAGCGGAAATAGCTAA
- a CDS encoding HAMP domain-containing sensor histidine kinase: MLITLIVLMAVVLSGLILVQGSMIKSASDIREEQFDQLVANALDMVAVQLDLDEQRLAREYASRGIVPGQKSNPSEFSNVFPRNSLSQATVSFQLSYTQGGVYGQMEEKYKAEVADSVKVSAISQMQRFLEESLEQERRRQQWIRDSNWKNYEILLEDRPIEERIDSARLELFLRNALAQTEIDLDYKYAIKNSTLGKDRTIFGDADYKPGNKKKEYPQLLFQNDYNGSKPNYLNIYFPERRRYLVKQTGLTIIPTFILTGLLIAIFAYALMVIMRQKKLSNIKNDFINNMTHELKTPISTISLASQMLQDGSVANTPSIIEHVANVINQESKRLGFQVEKVLQMAVFNEGRLKLKFREFDANKMIKTVTANFELRVNNKNGTLHTEILADNALIKGDEVHITNVIFNLLDNAMKYSRDVPEIWVKTENRKDQLVISVQDNGIGIAKEHHAQIFDRFYRVPTGNVHDVKGFGLGLSYVKKIIDLHNGTIKVESALNKGTKFKIYFPQINN, encoded by the coding sequence ATGCTAATAACATTAATTGTGTTGATGGCGGTTGTGCTGTCGGGTTTGATATTGGTGCAGGGATCGATGATCAAGTCGGCATCTGACATCAGGGAGGAGCAGTTTGATCAATTAGTGGCTAATGCATTAGATATGGTTGCGGTTCAGCTCGATTTAGATGAACAGCGACTGGCACGCGAGTATGCAAGTCGAGGAATCGTTCCGGGGCAAAAGAGCAATCCGAGCGAGTTTAGTAACGTCTTTCCGCGAAATAGCCTGTCGCAGGCAACGGTAAGTTTTCAGCTCAGTTATACGCAGGGTGGCGTTTACGGTCAAATGGAAGAGAAGTATAAAGCAGAAGTGGCCGATTCGGTAAAAGTGAGTGCCATTTCGCAAATGCAACGCTTTCTGGAGGAAAGTTTAGAGCAGGAACGCCGGCGACAACAATGGATACGTGATTCGAACTGGAAGAACTACGAAATTCTTTTGGAAGACAGGCCCATTGAAGAACGTATTGATTCGGCGAGGTTGGAATTGTTTCTACGCAATGCCCTGGCGCAAACCGAAATCGATCTGGACTATAAATACGCCATTAAAAACTCAACACTGGGAAAAGACCGGACAATTTTTGGTGATGCAGATTATAAGCCCGGTAATAAAAAGAAAGAATACCCGCAGTTACTATTTCAGAACGATTACAATGGATCGAAACCCAATTATTTAAATATTTATTTTCCTGAAAGAAGAAGATACCTGGTAAAACAAACCGGTTTAACCATTATTCCAACATTTATTTTAACCGGGCTGCTGATTGCCATTTTTGCTTACGCTTTAATGGTTATTATGCGGCAGAAAAAGCTGTCGAACATTAAAAACGACTTTATTAATAATATGACGCACGAGTTGAAAACACCAATTTCAACAATTTCGCTTGCCAGCCAAATGCTGCAGGACGGCAGTGTTGCCAATACGCCGTCGATAATTGAACACGTTGCAAACGTAATCAACCAGGAAAGTAAACGTTTGGGATTCCAGGTGGAGAAAGTGCTGCAGATGGCTGTTTTTAACGAAGGCCGTTTAAAGTTAAAGTTCCGGGAGTTCGACGCGAATAAAATGATAAAAACCGTAACCGCTAACTTCGAGTTGCGGGTTAACAATAAAAACGGAACACTTCATACCGAGATTTTAGCAGATAATGCACTTATTAAAGGCGACGAGGTGCATATTACAAATGTTATTTTTAACTTGCTTGACAATGCAATGAAGTACAGCAGAGATGTACCGGAGATTTGGGTAAAAACCGAAAATCGAAAAGATCAACTTGTTATTTCGGTTCAGGATAATGGCATTGGAATTGCTAAGGAACATCATGCGCAGATTTTTGATCGCTTTTATAGGGTACCAACAGGTAATGTTCATGATGTAAAAGGATTCGGTCTGGGATTAAGTTATGTGAAGAAGATTATCGACCTTCACAATGGTACAATAAAAGTAGAAAGTGCTTTGAATAAAGGAACGAAATTTAAAATCTATTTCCCACAAATAAATAATTAA
- a CDS encoding response regulator transcription factor, with protein MEQKTKLLLAEDDENLGLLLKEYLVAKGYDAELYPDGEAAYKGFMKEHFDICVLDVMMPKKDGFTLAKDIRIINADIPIIFLTAKNMKDDVLEGFQLGADDYITKPFSMEELIMRLEAILRRTSQEGQASAQQVFTLGKFTFDTRKQTLTEGENIVKLTTKESDLLKLLCQNANKVLERNYALKSIWIDDNYFNARSMDVYITKLRKHLKEEPTVEIINVHGKGYKLIV; from the coding sequence ATGGAACAAAAAACAAAATTACTACTGGCAGAAGACGACGAGAATTTAGGCTTATTATTAAAAGAATATTTGGTTGCAAAAGGATATGATGCAGAGCTTTATCCTGATGGAGAAGCAGCCTACAAAGGATTTATGAAAGAACATTTCGACATCTGCGTATTGGATGTTATGATGCCCAAAAAGGACGGATTTACACTGGCAAAAGATATACGTATTATTAATGCTGACATCCCGATTATCTTCCTGACAGCGAAAAACATGAAAGACGATGTGTTGGAAGGTTTTCAGTTGGGAGCCGACGATTACATTACCAAGCCTTTTAGTATGGAAGAGCTGATTATGCGTTTGGAGGCAATTTTACGCCGTACTTCGCAGGAAGGACAGGCCAGCGCACAACAGGTTTTTACTTTGGGCAAATTTACTTTCGATACCCGTAAACAAACGCTTACCGAAGGCGAGAACATAGTAAAACTGACAACAAAAGAATCGGATTTGCTGAAATTGCTTTGCCAGAATGCCAACAAGGTACTTGAACGTAATTATGCATTAAAATCGATTTGGATCGACGATAACTATTTTAATGCACGTAGTATGGATGTTTACATTACCAAACTGCGCAAACACCTGAAAGAAGAACCTACCGTTGAAATTATTAACGTACACGGAAAAGGTTATAAACTGATTGTATGA
- the lepA gene encoding translation elongation factor 4, with protein MERIRNFCIIAHIDHGKSTLADRLLEFTKTVSERQMHAQVLDSMDLEQERGITIKSHAIQMDYVHDGEPYKLNLIDTPGHVDFSYEVSRSIAACEGALLIIDATQGIQAQTISNLYLAIEHDLEIIPVLNKMDLPNAMPEVVEDQIIDLIGCDREDIIRASGKTGEGVQEILNQIIYKIPHPKGDPKAPLQALIFDSVFNSFRGIIAYFKIQNGEIRKKDLVKFVATGKQYDADEVGVLKLSLQPRDVLGPGDVGYIISGIKTAKEVKVGDTITHVNNPCDKAIEGFEEVKPMVFAGVYPIDADDYEDLRAAMDKLQLNDASLTFEPESSAALGFGFRCGFLGLLHMEIIQERLEREFDMNVITTVPNVSYKAHLTDGSEIIVYNPSGMPASTTVDEIEEPYIRANIITASEFIGPVMTLCLDKRGELISQNYLTAERAELVFNLPLGEIVFDFYDKLKSISKGYASFDYHMSGFKPAKLVRLDILLNGEMVDALSTLIHFDNAYPFGRRMCEKLKELIPRQQFDIAIQAAIGAKIIARETVKAVRKDVTAKCYGGDITRKRKLLEKQKKGKKRMKQVGNVEVPQKAFLAVLKLD; from the coding sequence ATGGAGAGAATTAGAAACTTTTGCATCATTGCGCACATCGACCACGGAAAGAGTACGCTGGCTGACCGCCTTTTGGAATTTACCAAAACGGTAAGCGAACGCCAAATGCACGCCCAGGTACTCGATAGTATGGATCTGGAACAGGAACGTGGTATTACAATTAAAAGCCATGCCATTCAGATGGATTACGTGCACGATGGTGAACCTTATAAATTAAACCTGATTGATACTCCGGGACACGTGGATTTTTCGTACGAGGTTTCGAGATCAATTGCTGCGTGCGAAGGAGCATTGCTAATTATCGACGCGACCCAGGGTATTCAGGCGCAAACGATCTCGAATTTGTACCTGGCTATTGAACACGACCTGGAAATTATCCCGGTTCTGAATAAAATGGACCTTCCGAACGCTATGCCCGAAGTTGTTGAAGATCAGATTATCGATCTTATCGGCTGCGACCGTGAAGACATTATTCGCGCCAGCGGAAAAACCGGAGAAGGAGTTCAGGAAATTCTGAATCAAATTATATACAAAATACCACACCCGAAAGGCGATCCTAAAGCACCGTTGCAGGCACTTATTTTCGATTCGGTTTTTAATTCGTTTCGTGGAATTATTGCCTATTTCAAAATTCAGAATGGTGAAATAAGGAAAAAAGACCTGGTGAAATTTGTGGCCACCGGCAAACAATACGATGCCGATGAAGTGGGTGTACTAAAACTAAGTTTGCAGCCTCGAGATGTATTGGGTCCCGGCGATGTTGGATACATTATTTCGGGTATTAAAACAGCCAAAGAGGTAAAAGTTGGTGATACAATTACTCATGTTAACAACCCATGCGATAAGGCCATTGAAGGTTTTGAAGAAGTAAAACCTATGGTTTTTGCCGGAGTTTACCCAATTGACGCCGATGATTATGAAGATCTGCGTGCGGCAATGGATAAACTGCAACTGAACGATGCATCTCTGACTTTTGAGCCGGAATCGTCAGCAGCACTGGGGTTTGGATTCCGATGCGGATTCCTGGGGCTTTTGCACATGGAGATTATTCAGGAACGACTGGAGCGCGAATTCGATATGAACGTTATTACAACAGTACCCAACGTTTCGTATAAAGCTCATCTTACCGATGGTAGTGAAATTATCGTATACAATCCTTCGGGAATGCCGGCTTCAACAACAGTTGACGAGATTGAGGAACCATACATACGGGCTAATATTATTACTGCCTCTGAATTTATCGGGCCGGTAATGACCTTGTGTCTCGATAAACGCGGCGAACTGATCAGCCAGAATTACCTGACAGCAGAGCGTGCCGAACTGGTTTTTAATCTTCCGCTGGGTGAAATCGTTTTCGATTTTTACGACAAACTAAAAAGTATTTCAAAAGGTTATGCTTCGTTTGATTACCACATGAGTGGTTTTAAACCTGCAAAACTGGTACGTTTGGATATTCTGCTTAACGGTGAAATGGTTGATGCCCTGTCGACATTAATTCACTTCGACAACGCCTACCCGTTCGGACGCCGCATGTGTGAAAAGCTGAAAGAACTGATTCCGAGACAGCAGTTTGACATTGCCATTCAGGCAGCTATTGGGGCAAAAATTATTGCCCGCGAAACGGTTAAGGCTGTGCGAAAAGATGTAACGGCAAAATGTTATGGAGGTGATATTACACGTAAACGCAAGCTGTTGGAGAAGCAGAAAAAAGGAAAGAAACGAATGAAACAAGTGGGTAATGTAGAGGTACCTCAAAAAGCTTTCCTTGCTGTATTGAAACTGGATTAA
- a CDS encoding putative molybdenum carrier protein: MTKNKIQIPCQKLISGGQTGVDRAVLDACLNYSFPCGGWCPKNRKAEDGKIAAKYPLRELTEEDYAARTRKNVTESDGTLIVISEDLKGGTLLTQQFAQDLKKPLRIVRTNTNPSHLIPWLILNNINTLNVAGPRESEWGNAYSLSYRFITELIVKIKSSASAILP; encoded by the coding sequence ATGACGAAAAATAAAATACAAATACCGTGCCAAAAACTGATTTCGGGAGGACAAACCGGAGTAGATCGTGCAGTTTTAGATGCTTGCCTGAACTATTCCTTCCCTTGCGGTGGCTGGTGCCCTAAAAACCGGAAGGCTGAAGATGGTAAAATCGCTGCAAAGTATCCGTTAAGGGAACTGACCGAAGAAGACTATGCTGCCAGAACCCGAAAAAACGTCACCGAGTCTGACGGAACTTTAATTGTTATTTCTGAAGACTTAAAAGGCGGAACACTGCTTACCCAACAGTTTGCCCAGGATCTAAAAAAACCTCTCCGCATTGTTCGGACTAATACAAATCCTTCGCACTTAATTCCGTGGCTTATTCTGAATAATATAAATACGCTGAATGTTGCCGGTCCCCGCGAAAGCGAGTGGGGAAACGCTTACTCGCTAAGCTACCGATTTATTACAGAACTTATTGTAAAAATTAAATCATCAGCATCGGCGATACTGCCCTGA